A region of the Vigna unguiculata cultivar IT97K-499-35 chromosome 9, ASM411807v1, whole genome shotgun sequence genome:
acttaaaaaataatattttaaaatatatatttatgagaaTATTTCTGAATTTCGaaatatctttcaaaatgcatattttagaatgtaaattttttaatgtcTTCCAAATTATGTAATCGTTTAGGTATATTCGGATTCAGAAATATATTCTTGAAGACATAaatcaaaatgtattttttgaatgtgtcaaaatatatattttgaaaaatatatttgaatttaaaaatactttttgaaTTGTGTAACCCGTAATACATTGAAAGATGGAGGTGCAGGGATCATTTTCAcctttttattatagttttattgAGAGATAATTTGGTCATTAAGAGTTTTATGGCGTTCAGTAAGAAAAAAGGAGGCGCATGATGAAACAGATAACCTTTAAAAATTAGTAAGAAGTAAGGGGCCTCTTCCTTCACCTCCAATAATAATCTTTTCTGTATCCTCAAAACCtactttattttcatgtttatcCATAGTAAAAGAATCAGTTACtatctcttttatctctttcaCCACACTGCACCTCCAAAATCCTTGCACCCCTCACCGcatgtgtatttatattttaattgatttaattatttttagcaGTAGAttagaagaaaatggtttgaaTATTTGACAACGAACAAGGCGTGCAACGGAATACAAAGTCCgttttggtttattatttttttttaaggaaatggAATGTAGAACCCGTTTCCCAGAAACCTGAAACGGAATACAAAAtctgttttggattttttttttccttttttctaagaaaacagattgtggaatccgttttccatttggttttttttgtttttttgttttataggaaacggattgtggaatctctgatttttataataacttcATCATGAGAATCAGTGACATCGTCATCTTCTGAGCTTAGAGCCTTAGACTTCCTCTTGTTAGACTGCTTAGCCGTGGAGTTCGTAGTGCTCTTTTTAAGAGAAGACAAAGGGGAAGTTGGGTTTTTCTTCTTAAGTGTCACAGACTTGGTGCTACTCTTGGTGCTAATCTTGGTGCTACTCTTCGCAGCCGATACCACCTTAACTGGAGAAGACAGCTTCTGCGGgaatttcttttgtttcttctcGAATACTTTTTTTGCAACCTCTGGTGAATGAAGCTGCAAAAGCCATGCTTAAGCAGATCATGAAATGGGATACTTCTCGTGTAGAATCTTTCAACAAAAACCCCGAGGAGTATATCATTGGTGATGCTTCATCATCTTCCAGTGCAATGGACAATAGTGGCTCTTCAGGCTGGACTTCCGGAGTCACTCTTAAGGAGGTATCTCCAGCTTCGGTGCAGTCTTCACACGGGACCCAAGGGCATGTCAAATCAAGTCatgcatataaataataaagcaCGTTGGAACGGAAATTCCTTTAAAGCCAACAATGCAAATGATATTCTCCTTGCATGTCAATAGAAAGAAGTAGCGCTGCATTAGTTCAGTGGTGATGTGATATGGCATTAGATTTTccacatataaaattataaattttccacaataaaattataaagtctATAAGTTGGGAAAAAATTAGAGTGGACAAGGAGTGAGATCCATTTTTCCACCAGAGCAAAGTGCCAAAGACTGCAAAGGGATTTAGGTCAAAAGCAATATCAGAATGAAATAGCAGGAAGCCATGAACttgataaagaagaaaacaatatgccattattgaattaaaacaccaaaaacaaagtgtatattattaaattatgaaaggTGACTTACAGCATCCCAACACCACCAAAAACAAAGTGTAATTTTGTTATGAACGGGGGTGCAACCAAAAAAGTCAAAATGTATGGAAAACGGATTACGAATTCCGTTTCGTAAAGTTCTGAAACGGAATTCGTAATCTGTTTCCCATACATTTTGACTTTTTTCGTGAAACGGCTTACGTAATCCATTTGGTACATGTTTGAAACGCATgccagaatccgtttcatataAGACTTTGTGTTATAGTTTCTGAAACGGAAAACAAATTTCGTTTCACatcacaaacaaaaaaaaatattaagctTAAGGCTAACCTAGAGAGACGGGAAGTACCACAGTTGCAGAGAAGATAACAGGATGCAGTTAGTGATAATAGCACCTTCCTTCAAACAACCAACAATCACAGAACCTTCAACCAGAATAACACAACGCAAACTGAGACAGCGAGAACAAACAAcattcctttaaaaaaaattaatgaaagtgATACAAACCGGAAGAGGGACCACCACACCAGAGACAATGAAAGAATGAAGgacagaaaaattaaaactctCAGAGACCACAGAGAATGAAACTGagcaaaattttaaatgaacGAAGAGTGGGAGGGAGGGAGAAGAAACGGGAGAAGAAGAAATAGTGATGGTAACGCTTTGGGGGTGCAGGGATGTTGGCgacgcagtaaatgaaatttactgcgtccGTACCCACTTTCATCCACTTTCACCGGTATGTTAAATAAGGGTATAAGGGTAAATTTTGGGGGTACAGAAAAActgttggaggtgcagggagaagacCCCATAAGTAAACATTAATGGGCTTTGACTTAATTGAAGTCATTTAGCCCGTTTATCTTTTGGATTTGAATTTGAGAACACGCCACTGCTATGTTATCTAGCTCGTTGTTGTTGTTTGTGAcacacaattaaaaattaaacactgAAGTTAGAAAAATGTTTAGTCAGTTAAAAaagattgttttaatttttatcaaaagtTACCAATATTAATTGATCAAACGAATTTTACagataaattagttttttatattttattatcactaaAACATCCCGTTTCTCTATATCAGTGTAGAGACaaacaaaaaactaaataattcttcttattataaatatttagattaaaaacgttttaaaatttgtcttatttttgtACTGAAAGATTAATTTGGCTTTAAGGTTACTctgttattttaaaagtaatatattatgtaatttgatttcatttttatttataaaatcatttttgtttcatattaatatttattatataagtaAATTTAGATATTATAAGGGTAAAAAcgttttatataaatgtaagaacatcataattttttttaccggaaagaacaaacaccaatgagacctgagcccaatcAGGATTTTACTGGATAGAACCAACACCAATACAACCTGaacctaaccacataagacattggcACCACTCTcgatccaaaaccttaagacaatagaTTTATGGGTCTTTTTCCTTATGTAATGctctacttttttatttctaatcgatgtaggacttagactcacacttgaattccgtGTTCCTAACAAGAGGAGACTACAACTTTAACCAATGTATTACATAAATGgaataaattatgtattatgatTGATTTGGTTAAGTTGGTCTACAAGGAAAATTATACgatgaatttcattttatttcttgaCATAGTTTAAttagatatatttatattaattaatgatacACAGGTAAGAAAGTAAAAGATGTGgataaaaaaagatgaaatcaTGGTATCATTGCCGTTTTAAAAACCATAAAAAGACTTACTCAACATTGAATAAAATGAGACTAAGAGAGAGAGGTGGCACAAGTTTTCCAATTGGACGGAAGCTTGTTCGAAAGCAGAGGAGGTTGATTTCTAACATTCACATCAATAGGAAGAAGCCTGTATTCAATATCAAGTTCCTTCAACACTTTCATCATCTCTTCAATCAATTCCGCTCTTCTGTTCCATCTTTCTTTCATGTCTTGATAATTCATTTTGTGTGTAAGCCACACTGACATGTTCACTTTGTTCAAATCTTCCACATCCTTCATTATCACCATTGGTGCCACATGCCACTGTTCATTCTTCCTTTCAATATACCTACAATTTACAAAACATGTAACACTAAATGTTCCAAATTTCACAGTACTGTCAAACATGACCTTACTGAAAAATTAACGTAATTCACATACTCTATAATTCTTCTTTTCATAGTTGCAACTTTATCTAATGGAGTGGAGACATGAATGCAGAAATCCACTGCATCTCCCATGTCTGGACTACGTTGATAATTACTAATTGCTTTGGTAGCGAGAACACTGTTTGGGTATGTAACCTTCTGGTTATCGCACTTCAGAAACACTGTTGTGAGTATATTCATCTCTTCCACTACCATCTAAGAACCAAACAAGACAATTACAAAACTTATTGTTTTATTggaaacaaaattaaacttgGAATTTCCTCTACCTGGACTCCATCTACTTCACATCGATCACCAACATCAAATGGGTGCATCACAAATAAGAAGATGATTGCTTCAAAAACAGTTCTGCAAGAATTCCCAAACACAAACACTGCCAACAGAAGCTGGGATCCCATGAAGACGAGGAAGTGTAAGATTGGAGTTCCTAGTATGGCAAGCCAGACAATCAAAATGACAATGCCAACAATCATGTTCAACATGTTATGGAGCTCATCCACTGCAGTTTTTGTGTCTTTCAGTGATAGTGCCAGTGCCCTTCTCTCCCTGAAAGCATTCACCTGTAGacaagatttttagaaaaccgTTTTACAGGACATTATAATTTAGGAACATAAAACATAGTCATAGGTTCAAGCACAATACCATCCACTCTCTAAGACAAGACATGCTAATCCCATGGTCTGTACAAGCTGCTCCCAACAGATCCATAGACTTCAAAGCCTCGTCTCTTCGCATGAACTGCATCACATCTTGCAAGAAAATGCATCTGTTGCGATCGTAGAGTTTTCGTTTTCAGGAATcatattttaactactaaattttgataagtttCTCTTTTAACATGATGTGtctattgagaatgagaaaagaaaaaatgaaaacctaCCTAAAAAATGACATCTAAAATTGTAATAGaaagttgtaaaaataaaaaaatcattttcgatTGATAAACTTCAGAACTAAGAATGAGACACGTAATTAAGAAGCCTTACTGGGATCCTGGCTGCGCAACGTTATGAAAAATTTTCTGAGCTGCGATCTTTGCTTGATTTTCGCTTCGAAGTTGCAGCAAAGGCTCATCCTCAACATCTGAACAAAAGATACGTTCGTCCAATGTAGTAAACGACCCATGCATGACGATGTTGATCATTCTCTTCATGTTCCACGCTGATATATTTCTCTTATTCAACCTATGCAACTGCTCAATCGACATTTCCTCAtcttgcttcttcttcttcttatcaCACAACACCCTCCCAACGGATCTATCTTCACCTTCCTCCTCTTCCCTCAACCGATCACACGACAGCGTTTCGATCACGTATTGGCTGAACAGAGCCTCCCGAATCCGTTCGAAGAACGTCTTCACGTGGAAGTGCAAGGCGAAGACCTTCACGAGGATCGTTTTAATGAGCCACAAAAGAGTGCCGATGAACAGACACACTACAACCTTTGTCACACACGACAAAATCCTGTCGTTGACCTTTTTCTTTACCGCGTTGACCAAAATAAAATGCCACACCAGCAGAACCAGACCCAACCAGACACAGTTTTTCACCGAGTGTTTCAAACCGTACACAAAATACAGCACTCTTTTTCGCAGTATAAAATTGCGTTCCACGAAGAACACGATTAGTTTAATCACCCAACCTGAGACCAAACGTCCACAAAGTATAACCAAAATCATTGTCTCCCATTCCCACAGAGGAATCCCACAGAGTTTCAGTTTTTGCAAACACGATACCCAAATGTTTGAAAGCAACGCTACGATTATTAAGGCGAGACATAGCCACTGAAGCAGTGAGAACGCACTGAACCTCGTTTTCTTGTAAATTTCTGGCATGTCCTCAACACTGTCATCGTTTTCTGCCACTTTTTGTTCACTTGACTCTGAATTTGCGCATGATTCCTCAGGAGGGTCTATCAGCCGAGACTTTGTTCTGCTCATCGATGATTTCCACGAGTATCGTGGAGTTGAATTGTTCGAAGAGGACCTCACAACATTTTCTTCTGAATGTGAAGTTTGAAGGTGGTTTTCTTCGTTTTTTTGCTGTTCCtgctttctctttcttgttgatTCACTGCCTCTGCGTTTTTCCCGCGAGTCTTGATGAAGCTTGTCACTTGAACCGTTGACAGCACCTTTCGATGGTaaattttcatctttgttgTTGCTTCCGCCATTGTTATCTTCGAAATCAAGCACAACTTCCTCTCTTTGGGTCATTAGATTCTCTTTTACGCCACAGAATTATACAGCCTTAGGCTTGTTTTCTTTATGTTGTGCTAGACTCAAAAAGCGTTTCCCAAAAATGCTCGCTGCACATCAAATTTACATAATATTCTATTGAAAAAAGTGAGACTGTTTAAACTTTGTGCAGtaagacaataaaaaattatatgtaaaaa
Encoded here:
- the LOC114164203 gene encoding mechanosensitive ion channel protein 6-like, with amino-acid sequence MTQREEVVLDFEDNNGGSNNKDENLPSKGAVNGSSDKLHQDSREKRRGSESTRKRKQEQQKNEENHLQTSHSEENVVRSSSNNSTPRYSWKSSMSRTKSRLIDPPEESCANSESSEQKVAENDDSVEDMPEIYKKTRFSAFSLLQWLCLALIIVALLSNIWVSCLQKLKLCGIPLWEWETMILVILCGRLVSGWVIKLIVFFVERNFILRKRVLYFVYGLKHSVKNCVWLGLVLLVWHFILVNAVKKKVNDRILSCVTKVVVCLFIGTLLWLIKTILVKVFALHFHVKTFFERIREALFSQYVIETLSCDRLREEEEGEDRSVGRVLCDKKKKKQDEEMSIEQLHRLNKRNISAWNMKRMINIVMHGSFTTLDERIFCSDVEDEPLLQLRSENQAKIAAQKIFHNVAQPGSQCIFLQDVMQFMRRDEALKSMDLLGAACTDHGISMSCLREWMVNAFRERRALALSLKDTKTAVDELHNMLNMIVGIVILIVWLAILGTPILHFLVFMGSQLLLAVFVFGNSCRTVFEAIIFLFVMHPFDVGDRCEVDGVQMVVEEMNILTTVFLKCDNQKVTYPNSVLATKAISNYQRSPDMGDAVDFCIHVSTPLDKVATMKRRIIEYIERKNEQWHVAPMVIMKDVEDLNKVNMSVWLTHKMNYQDMKERWNRRAELIEEMMKVLKELDIEYRLLPIDVNVRNQPPLLSNKLPSNWKTCATSLS